The following DNA comes from Methanobrevibacter sp..
AGCACGTAAGGAAGTATTGAAAAAGATTAATTTTGAAAAGGATTATGGTGTGGATGTAGGTATTGTTATTGATGCTGATGTATTGGGGATTTCAATAACAGAAGTTGATATCGGTGCAATCGAACATGACATGTCTCCACTATCAGACCTGAATCTGATGGCAAATGAAGTTGTAAGAACAATCATAAGCCGTGCCAACAAGTATGGTAGGGTTGTTATGATTGATGACATTGGTTATTACATCAGAATGGCTATTTTAGGATTGTTACTGGTTATTTTAGGATTGTTTACAATATTTTTCGTGAAATTTGTTCCGTTGTCTGTTGGAGTTATAATTTCTGTCATTGGTCTTATAATTGCAATTTACTATATAGTTAAGGTAATTGTGAAATCCATTGTAATGTTTAAAAAGACTCCTCGGGCCAATCTTGTCCGGTCTTTTGTTAAGATTCATTTCCCAATGATTATTTCACTGATTATTTTGATTTTGATGATTTCAACATTCATTGGTGCAGCACACTTTGAACATGGCGTTTTGTCAATTGAGCCTAATTCCAGAAACCTGATTATTTATGCTGATGATTCTCCAAGGGACAATTCAATCACAGTCAGAGGACCATATACTGTTGACAGTGCAATTGAAAACGAATCGGATATGATACGGATGCCGGCAGATGCAATGCTAACGCTCGGTATCAAATATAATGATACGATGGTCATAGGTGATGAAAAATATGTCATAAATGAAACAAGGCCCGGAGAACCGGATGTATTAAGGTTGCCTATTGAAGCTAAAAAGGAATTGAATGTTCAAGATGAATATGTGATACAGAATAGCCGCCTTAAAGAAATATTTTCAGATTCAATCATAACTCATAGTTATGAAAATAACAATATAACAGTCTATGAAAAGTATATAGTTTCATCCAATGATAAAAAAGCATCAAACTATGAAATATTAGTTAATAATGAATCAATACTTACTTCAGCAGGAATATTCAAGCAAAATGCCTCATATAACATAGCCATTGACGGCGAGTATGTTACTTCAATAAAATATCCAGAAAATAAAACATTTATCTATGGTGATGATACTGTAGACATAATATTTAAGGATAATAATATAACTTCAATAAAAATACCTGTTCGTCAAAATCATGGGGATTTCCTGAATTTTGAATTTGAAAAATTACTTGAAGAAAACGAGTAAAAAATAAGTATAAATAACCTTGATTAAAGGTTATTTTTTATCATATGCCTTAACGGCTTCTTCAACATCATCATAAAGTCCAAGTGCAGCTAAAGCACCAACTTTACCTTGCTCCCCTGTAACTGCAATCAATGGAATGTTTAATTCATCTGCAACGGATTCTGCAGTTTCAACATCCATCATTCCGGATTTGGTAGCAATTGAATATTCCCTCAACTTTTCAGGAATGTCTAATCCTTCTAGAATTGCAATTGCAGTTTTATCAGATAATGTATCTCTTTTAAGTATTTCAATAACTTTATCAATCAACTCTTGTTTTTTAGATTCTTCAACAGCAAATGTCAAAGCAATTGAAACACAATTTTGAGTTTTATGAGGATTATGAGGATATAACTGAACAATAATATGATCCAAATATTCGAATCCCAAATCCCTTAGTTCAACACCAAGGTTATGTGCCATAGTCCAAGTGGCTCCAGCATCCTTAACATCGGTATCGTCAACACCGATAACAACCTTTTCAAGTTTAGGTGTTACAACGGTTGCTCTTCCAACCTTTGATCCTCCACCAACATCAAGAAGCTCGATGTATTTTACACCGTCACCCATACCTCTACACATTCCGGCTCCTACACCTGCACCGGCAAGACCTGCATGTGTAACTTTAACTTCATCTCCATCAATAACAATTTCATCGATTCCGGCAGCATTAAAACTTGCCTGCAAGTCAAGAGGGGCACTACCAGCATGACATTTGTAAACATGTTTGTTCCCGTCACGATAAGCGGAATCAATCAATTCTGAATTGTTTCTGTATTGATGCAGTAACCAATGAGACCCTGAAATACAGGGATGGTATTCTACAAGTTCCACCTTGTCTCCATCAACCATAGTAAGTACTTTTTCATATGGTGCAATCCATGGGTCTTGGAATTTTTCTCTTAATTCATCTGGCTTTAGTATTTCCATCAAATCACTAGATTTCTTTTAATCTGTCACACATTTTGATAGCTGCTTCAACAGCACTTTTTGCGTTTTTAACACGTCTGTGAGCATCCATTCTGGTCATACCCGGACCTGTAATTCCAAGTGCTACTGGAGTATCATATTCTAAAGCTAAATCAGCTATTTTACGGGAAGCATGTTGTGCTACAATCTGATCGTGGTCGGTTGCACCTTCAATCACAGCACCGAGAGTGATTATAGCATCGTATTCATCTTTTTGTAATAATTTTTTGATTACAAGAGGCATATCGAATACGCCTGGAACTGCAACTACTTTTGTAATTTCACATCCTCTATTTTTTGCTTCTGCTTTTGCAAGCTCTAACATCATTTGTGTAATATCATAGTTAAATTCAGCAACAACTGCTGCTATTTCATATTTTGCCATTTATATCAATCCTCTTTTTTTTGTTTTATGCGCCACCGCTAAATATAATGAGTAAAAATCCAGCTACCCCACTAACTACCATAATGAATATGATAAAAAGTGCTGCTAATTGCATTCTAGTCATTTTTTTGAAATTCATTTTTTCATATCTCCATTTTTTTTATAAATTATTTTTAACTGCTTCAGCCAGTTCAGTAGTTGATGCTGAACCGCCCAAATCACCAGTTAAAGTATTGGCATCATTTAGAACTTTTAAAATTGCGGCTTCGAATTTATCTGCCGCTGTATTTTCACCTAAATATCTGAGCATCATTATTGATGAAAGCATCATAGCTATTGGATTAGCCTTGTTTTGACCAGCAATATCCGGTGCTGAACCATGAACAGGTTCAAATAAAGCACCTTCTTCACCAATATTGGCGGAAGGTATTAAACCAAGACCACCTACAAGACCTGCTCCTTCATCAGATAATATATCGCCAAATAGATTTGTGGTTACAACCACTTCAAAACTTTCAGGTTGGGTTATAAGATACATTGCAGTTGCATCTACATAAAAGTCCTCAGTTGCAATGTCAGGATAGTCTTTTGCAACTTCATAGAAAATTTCTTTAAATAACCCATCGGTCTTTTTCAATACATTTGCCTTATGAACTGCGGTCACTTTTGTCTTATTATTCTGTTTTGCATACTCAAATGCATATCTTATTATTCGTTCTTCTGCTTTTCTTGTTATTATGCGTCTTGCAATTGCCCCTTCATCAGTATAGGACTCTTCATCGGCAATGTACATTCCTTCAGTATTTTCACGCACAATCATAAAGTCAATGTTGTTGAATAATGAGTTAGTATTAGGATAAGCTTTAACAGGTCTTAAATTAGCAAACATTTTCATTTCTTGTCTGATTTTAACAATAACATCAGCTGCAGTCTCACCTGCTGCACCAAATAAACATGCATCAGAATCTCTAATCATATCTAAAGTTTCATTTGGAAGTGCAGTACCATTTTTCTCGAGGCATTCATCTCCCGCTTCACCGTAAACATATTCGAAATCAATATCTAATGTATTCAAAACATCTAATGTTGCATCCATTACTTCACGGCCAATTCCATCTCCTGGAACAACTGCGATTTTATAACTATTTGTTTTTGAGGTACTCAATTAAACCACCCTGATTTAAAATTTCTAACATGAATGGAGGTAATTTTTTAAATTTAATAGTTTCTCCATTTTCAGATGTTATTGTAGCATTTTCCATATCAACTTCAATTGTCTCTTCATTTTCAACTAATTTGCTAATTCCCGGAGCTTCAAGAAGTGGAACTCCAACATTTGTAGCGTTTCTGTAAAATATTCTTGCAAAGGATTCGGCAATCACTGCAGAAACTCCAACACCTTTTAGTGCGATTGGAGCATGTTCACGTGATGAACCGCATCCAAAGTTTTTACCACCAACAATAAAGTCGCCTTTATTGCATTTTTTGTAAAAATCCGGGTCTAATCCTTCCATACAATGTTGGGCTAATGTTTCTTCATCAGTGTAAATTAAGTATCTTCCAGGAACAATGATGTCTGTATCAATATCGTCTCCAAATTTCCATGCTTTTCCTTTCACAATATCACTCCGGTGCAGTTATTCTTCCTTCAATTGCTGAAGCAGCAGCAACAGCAGCTGAGGATAAGTATACTTTACCATCACTTGAGCCTTGTCTTCCTTTGAAGTTTCTGTTTGAAGTTGAAAGACTTACTTCACCTGGTCCGATAATTCCGGTGTGTCCTCCAAGGCATGGACCACAACAAGGAGCAGATACAAGAGCTCCGGCTTCAACGAATATTTTAAGTAATCCTTCATCCAATGCTTTAAGATAAACTTCTTTAGATGCTGGTATAACTAACATTCTAGTTCCGTTAGCTACTTTTTTACCTTTTAAAACTCTTGCAGCATCTCTCAAGTCACTAAGTCTACCATTAGTACATGAACCTAAAAATACCTGATCGATTTCTGTATCAACCTCACTAACAGGTTTTACATTGTCAACATTGTGAGGACAAGCAATTTGAGGTTCCAAATCATTTACATCAATATCAATTATATTAAGAGAAGGTGAATCCAAATCGGTTTTAAATATTTTATACGGTTTGCTGGAACGTTTTTCAACATAATCGATGGTTTTTCTGTCAGGTTCTACCAAACCTGTTTTTCCACCCATTTCAATGGCCATATTGCACAGCACCATTCTATCTGAAACACTCATGTCAGATACTGTTTCGCCTGCAAATTCACAGGCTTTGTAAGTTGAGCCGTCTGCACCCACTTGGCCAATAATATGCAAAATTACGTCTTTAGCATAAACATTATCTTTCAATTTACCTGTAATATTGAATCTATTGGTTTCAGGCACTTTAAACCATAAGTTTCCTTCAGCAAATACCATAGCCATATCAGTTGAACCGATACCTGTTGCAAATGCACCTAAAGCACCATGAGTGCAAGTATGTGAATCTGCACCTACAATGACTTCTCCAGGTATTACATGACCTTTTTCAGGTAGAATTTGATGACAAACTCCTGCATTAACATCATAAAAATGTTCAATACCTTGTTTTTTAACAAATTCTCTCATAACTATATGATTATTTGCTGAATCGATTGAATCTGCTGGAACCTGATGGTCAAATGGAATTACAATTTTTGATGAATCCCAAACCTTTTCAGCTCCGATTTTTTCAAAAGATTCGACAGAAAGAGGACCGGTTAAATCGTGAGTCATTGCTATATCAATATTTGCTATAATTATATCTCCTGCTTCCACATTTTCTTTTCCGGAAGCTCTAGCTAATATTTTTTCAGACATTGTTGGCATATTTCTAACCTCTCAATAATGATAACTATATATATTTATCAAAATATATAAACTCTCTTTTAATTGCAAATTTTTTTACTTTTTTTAATATTTATATATAATGTTTAACATAAGATTACTCATGAGCAACTCATTTTTTAATAGATTCAAAAAAGAAGAAAAGCCTCCTGTTATTGAAAAACAGGCTCCTGTTTGGGAAGATAGGATTTATTGGGTTTCAACATTACAGAAAATAGCATTTCCAGTTTTGAATAATTTGGCTAGAGGATCACTTAGAAAAAACATGCCATATGAATCAAACAGTACTGAAGGACAGAAATTTACATATCTGGAAGCATTTGCTCGTGTTTTTAATGGTATTGCTCCTTGGTTAGAATTGGGTGCTGATAATTCTGAAGAAGGTCACGTACGTGCAAAATATCTTCAGTTAACCTTAAAATCAATTAAAAATGCTGTTAGTACCAATAGTAATGATTATATTTTTGTTGTTGAACCAAAACAATCTTTAGTTGATGTTGCTTTATTTGCTCAAGGATTACTCAGAGCTAAAACCCAAATTTGGCTTAATTTACCAATGGATGTTCAGGCTAGAATTATTCGTGAATTAAAAAATACTAGAATTATAGCTCCTTATGAAAATCATTGGTTATTGTTTACTTCAATGATTGAAGCTGCTCTTTTAGAATTCACTGGTGAATGTGATAAAGAGAGATTGATTTATGCTATTTCTAAGTTCAGAGATGAATTATATGTAGGGGATGCAATCTACTCCGATGGTGAAGATTTTGAAGTGGGATACTTTAACAGTCTCGTTATTCATCCGATGCTTAATGATATTTTAACCGTAATGAGAAAATACGGTCTTCAAGATGGAGAATTTTTAGACGTTCAATTAATGAGGTCTTCAAGATTATCTTCTCAGCTTGAAAGATTAATTTCACCTGAAGGAACATATCCTCTTTTGGGAAAAGCATTATCATATCGCTGTGGAGTATTTCATTTGCTTTCACAGGCCGCACTTTTAAAAATATTGCCTAGAAATATTTCACCAGCACAGGTTAGATGCGCTCTTACAAAGGTTATTCAAAGACAATTCACCGGAAACCAGAATTTTTCTAGCGAAGGATGGTTACTTTGCGGTTTAAATGCATCACAGATGGAAATCTGTGAGGATAATATCAATACTGGAAGTTTATATGCATGCTGTGCAATATTCCTGCCTTTAGGATTAAGAGCGGATGATGTATTCTGGAAGGCACCATCTGAAGAGTGGAGTAGTCAAAAAGCTTGGAATGGCCATCAAATACACTCAGACCAATCAATTAATTTTTAATTCAACTCATATAAGTTCCCGTAATTATATAATTTAATTTCTGGAGGAACTTCTTTTATTATATTTTTTGTGTCAAATATTACTGGATTTTTAGTGTTTTCTTTTATTAAATCGTAATCGATGTGTTTAAATTCATCATGGTCACATAAAACCAGAATTAGGTCGGCATCTTTTGTGGCCTCATCTAAACTTACAAAATTAGGATTGTCAATGTGAGGGTCATGAATAGCTATTTTATAATCATTACTTAATTTGGATATAATTTCATATGCTGGACTTTCCCTGTCATCTCCGGTATTTCCTTTATATGAAACACCTAGTATTGCGATTTTACCGTCTGAAATTATCTTTTTCACATTTTCACAGACAAAATCTGGCATTGAATTGTTTGTATCACGTGCCAGCTTAATGATTTTTGCTGTTTCTGGAGCTTTGGCATAAATAAAATATGGATCAATTGCAAGGCAATGTCCTCCAACTCCAGGTCCTGGGGAGTGAAGATTAACTCTAGGATGTTTATTTGCCATTTCAATAACATCTAATGCATTTACACCAATTTCAGCACAAATTTTTGCAAGTTCATTTGCAAGGGCTATGTTAACATCTCTGAAGGTATTTTCCATGCATTTTGAAAGTTCTGCTGTTTTTGCTTCAGTAAGCATCAAATCTCCTTCAACGAACTGACCGTAAACTTCACTGGCTTTAACTGCACATTCAGGTGTTACTCCACCTATTATTCTGTCATTATGTATTAATTCGTCGATTATTTTTCCAGGTAGTACTCTTTCAGGACAATGTGCAAGATATAAGTCCTTTCCTATTGTAAAACCTGCTTTTTCAAAAATAGGTTTTATCACTTCGTCTGTTGACATTGGAGCTATTGTTGATTCAACAATAACAGTATTTCCCTTTTCAAGATAAGGTAAAATTGATTCACATGCTGTTATTACATAACTTAAATCGCAGCTATAATTTTCAACAATATATGGTGTCGGTACGGTGATTATGAAAGCATCAGCTTTTTGAGGGGTTAGACTAGCTTTGTATACTTTTTTTTCCACTGCTTTTTTGATAATGTCGGATATTCCTGGCTCTTCAATATGTATAATTCCATTATTTAAGTTATTAATCATTTCTTCAGAAATGTCTACTCCGACTACTTCGCAGTGATTACGAGAAAAAAGTGCTGCAGTCGGAAGTCCAATGTAGCCTTGACCAATAATACACACTTTCATAATTTCTAACTCCCTTGTTTAAATATTACATATAAATATATATAGAAACTAATATTAAAGTTTTAAGTGATATTATGAAGATTTTAATTACAGGTTCTAATGGAATGTTGGGCCATGATTTAATAAAAGTTTTGGAAGAAAATAATGAATTGATTCTTACAACTTCTAAAACATTTGATATTACAGATAAAAAGCAAACAATGGATTATATTTGTGATACCAAACCGGACATAGTTATTAATTCGGCGGCTTACACTGATGTTGACGGTTGTGAGCAAAATCAGGACCTTGCATATGCGGTTAATGGAGATGGTGTTCGTAATTTGGCACTAGCTTGCAGAGAAATTGATTGTCCATTGGTTCATATCAGCACTGATTATGTATTTGATGGCAGTGCACGTGATCCTATTGCAGAGGATGGTGAAATAGGTCCTATAAGCGTTTATGGTAAAAGCAAGCTTAAAGGTGAAGAAGCTATCTTGGAAATACTTGATAAATATTTCATTGTCAGGACAGCTTGGCTATATGGAATTAATGGCCGTAATTTTCCTAAAACAATGCTTGAATTAGCTCAAAACCACTCTGAAATAACTGTTGTTTATGATGAAGTTGGTACTCCTACATATACTCCCGATTTAGCTTATGGAATTTCTCAATTGATTGAAACAGATTATTATGGAACTTACCATCTGACTAATTCCGGAAGTTGCTCATGGTGTGAATTTGCAAGATATATTTTTGAGATTGCTGATAAGGATGTAAAGGTTATTCCAGTAACTGCATCTGAATTTGCAAGACCTGCACCAAGACCAAGCTATTCAGTTTTAAATAATAAACAATGGGTTGAAAATGGTTTTAAACCTCTTAGAAATTATAAAGAAGCGATAAAAGAATATATTGAGTTGATTAAATGAATAAAAAATTTATTTTAGTCATTGCATTAATCATTGCTTTATTTGGTATTTCTGCAGTTAGTGCAGGTTTTTTTGACTTTTTAAAGTTTGATGATGGTGCAAGTGACATAAATGTAGTGGAAGACGGAGAATATTGTACAGTTGATGAAGTTTCAGCTTATATTAAGGAATTTCACAAACTTCCAAGTAATTATATCACAAAAAAACAAGCCAATGCATTAGGCTGGCATGGAGGCCCACTTAAAAAATATGCACCGGGAAAAAGTATTGGTGGGGATACATTTACAAACAGGCAGCATATACTTCCTGACAGTGATGATAAATACATTGAATGTGATATTAATGCAAATGGAACCAGTCGTGGTGCAGAAAGAATAGTCTACAATACCGGTGATTATAAAGTGTACTATACTGACGATCATTACGCTACATTCACAGAGGTTTAAAATGATTTTAGATGGTAAATTAATTAACCAGCAGGGGCATGATTATTTGATGGAGGCTTTAAATTTGCCGGATTATTACGGTAAAAATCTTGATGCATTATATGATTGTCTTTGTGAGATGGAATGTGAAATCGAATTGACTAATTCTTGTGAAATCGATAAGGATATTCTTGACACATTTCAAGATGCTGCTGATGAAAACAAATTTTTAAAATTTAAAATAATATAAAAAACAAAGTGATTATTATGAAAGGTATAGTTCTAGCAGGCGGTTCAGGAACTCGTTTATATCCTATTACTAAGGCTGTTTCAAAACAGTTATTGCCACTATATGACAAACCGATGATTTATTATCCAATTTCTGTTCTTATGCTTGCAGGAATCAAAGAAATATTAATTATATCCACTCCTCGCGATTTACCAATGTATAAAGATTTGTTGGGAGACGGATCCAGTTTGGGAATCAAATTTGAATATGCCGTTCAGGAAAATCCTAACGGCCTTGCAGAAGCATTCATCATTGGTGAAGACTTCATTGGAAATGATAATGTTGCACTTATTTTGGGAGACAACATTTTTCACGGACACAGATTCACAGAAATTCTTGAAAGGGCAATCAATCTTGATGAAGGAGCAGTAATATTTGGATATTATACTAATAATCCTGAAGCGTTTGGTGTTGTTGAATTTGATGATGATTGGAATGTTTTATCAATAGAAGAAAAACCAGAAAAGCCAAAATCAAATTATATTGTTCCAGGTCTTTATTTCTATGATAATGATGTAATAGAAATTGCTAAAAATGTTAAACCGTCCGACAGAGGGGAAGTTGAAATCACTTCTGTAAATGAGGAATACTTAAAACGCGGAAAACTTAAAGTTGAACTTCTCGGAAGGGGTATGGCCTGGCTTGATACCGGAACTCATGAAGGACTACTTGAAGCGGCCAATTTCATAGAAACAGTTCAAAAAAGACAAAGTTTATACATCGCTTGTCTGGAAGAAATTGCTTATCTTAAAGGATACATTGATGATAATCAGTTATTAAAAACTGCTGAAGAACTTAAAAAAACCGATTATGGTCAATATTTATTTAATTTAGTTAAAAGGTGATTTTGTGGGAAAGTTTAATTTTATTGACACCGGAATTGAGGGTATGTTTGTTGTTGAACCTACTGTTTTTGAGGATAACAGAGGATATTTTATGGAAACATACCAGGAAAACGATTTTAAAGAAGCGGGTTATGATTTAACTTTTGTTCAGGATAATCAATCAAAATCAAGTAAAGGTGTATTAAGGGGTCTGCATTTACAATTAAATTATCCTCAAGGTAAATTGGTCCGTGTCATTAAAGGGGAAGTATTCGATGTTGGAGTTGACCTTAGAAGCGATTCACCAACTTACGGTAAATGGTATGGTGAAATATTGTCTGAAGACAATAAGAAACAATTGTATATTCCTCCAAAATTTGCACATGGATTTTTAGTACTTTCTGATGAAGCAGAATTTTTATATAAATGTACAGAGTTTTATCATGGCGAAGATGAGAGCGGAATCATGTGGAATGATGAGGATATTGCTATTGACTGGCCATTGGATGGCATTGATGAAATAATATTATCCGATAAAGATAAAGAGTGGAAAACCTTAAAAGAATCAAATATTAAATATTAGGGATTATTATGACAAATATTTTAGTTACTGGCGGAGCAGGTTTTATAGGAAGTAATTTTGTAAGATATATGGTGAATAAATACTCAGATTATCATATAATCAATTTGGATGCTCTAACTTATTGCGGAAATCTTGAAAACTTAAAAGATATTGAAGATAAAGACAATTATACTTTTGTTAAGGGTGACATTAGGGATAAAGAAATTGTAGATGATCTGGTTAAGAAATCTGATTATGTAATTAATTTTGCTGCTGAAAGCCACGTTGATAGGAGTATAGAAGACCCTGAGATATTTATTAAATCAAACGTGTTGGGCACACAAGTTCTTTTAAATGCCTCTAAGGAATACGGTGTTGAGAAATATATCCAAATATCCACTGATGAAGTTTATGGAACATTGGGAAAAACCGGATATTTCACTGAAACTACTCCTCTACAACCTAATAGTCCTTATTCAGCTTCTAAAGCTGGTGGAGATTTAATCACAAGGGCATACTTTGAAACATTTGATTTGCCTATAAATATTACTCGCTGTTCAAATAATTATGGGCCGTATCAGTTTCCAGAAAAACTAATTCCTCTAATGATTTCTAATACATTGGAGGATAAGAAATTACCTGTTTATGGTGACGGTAAAAATATT
Coding sequences within:
- the rfbC gene encoding dTDP-4-dehydrorhamnose 3,5-epimerase, with product MGKFNFIDTGIEGMFVVEPTVFEDNRGYFMETYQENDFKEAGYDLTFVQDNQSKSSKGVLRGLHLQLNYPQGKLVRVIKGEVFDVGVDLRSDSPTYGKWYGEILSEDNKKQLYIPPKFAHGFLVLSDEAEFLYKCTEFYHGEDESGIMWNDEDIAIDWPLDGIDEIILSDKDKEWKTLKESNIKY
- the rfbA gene encoding glucose-1-phosphate thymidylyltransferase RfbA; this translates as MKGIVLAGGSGTRLYPITKAVSKQLLPLYDKPMIYYPISVLMLAGIKEILIISTPRDLPMYKDLLGDGSSLGIKFEYAVQENPNGLAEAFIIGEDFIGNDNVALILGDNIFHGHRFTEILERAINLDEGAVIFGYYTNNPEAFGVVEFDDDWNVLSIEEKPEKPKSNYIVPGLYFYDNDVIEIAKNVKPSDRGEVEITSVNEEYLKRGKLKVELLGRGMAWLDTGTHEGLLEAANFIETVQKRQSLYIACLEEIAYLKGYIDDNQLLKTAEELKKTDYGQYLFNLVKR
- the rfbB gene encoding dTDP-glucose 4,6-dehydratase — its product is MTNILVTGGAGFIGSNFVRYMVNKYSDYHIINLDALTYCGNLENLKDIEDKDNYTFVKGDIRDKEIVDDLVKKSDYVINFAAESHVDRSIEDPEIFIKSNVLGTQVLLNASKEYGVEKYIQISTDEVYGTLGKTGYFTETTPLQPNSPYSASKAGGDLITRAYFETFDLPINITRCSNNYGPYQFPEKLIPLMISNTLEDKKLPVYGDGKNIRDWLHVHDHCTAIDLVLHEGKLGEVYNIGGNNEKENIYIVKLILETLGKDESLIEFVTDRLGHDRRYAIDSSKIQDELGWNPDYTFEVGIKETIQWYLDNQDWTNKIKSGQYQEYYEKMYSNR